One stretch of Arachis duranensis cultivar V14167 chromosome 1, aradu.V14167.gnm2.J7QH, whole genome shotgun sequence DNA includes these proteins:
- the LOC107483871 gene encoding uncharacterized protein LOC107483871 yields the protein MLFKADKLLSPKFQHSIVINFDFPKNSETYLHRASRLGSFGHLGLAVNLITYWDHFNLYFANISNISLGGMRRVFNFPQGQREQLACTWTSHTLIYFRKRLFVKCIVELSIWFLYPRKA from the exons ATGTTATTTAAG GCTGATAAGCTTTTGTCCCCAAAATTCCAACATTCTatagttattaattttgattttccCAAGAATTCAGAAACTTATCTCCATAGG GCCAGTCGCTTAGGGAGCTTTGGGCATCTTGGTTTAGCAGTTAACTTGATCACTTATTGGGACCACTTTAATTT ATATTTTGCTAACATTAGTAACATCAGTTTGGGGGGAATGAGAAGAGTTTTCAATTTCCCTCAGGGACAGAGAGAACAG TTGGCCTGCACTTGGACGTCTCACACCCTAATTTACTTCCGAAAGAG ATTATTCGTGAAGTGTATTGTGGAGCTTTCCATTTGGTTCCTTTATCCGAGGAAGGCCTAG
- the LOC107483853 gene encoding uncharacterized protein LOC107483853, with protein sequence MLPSPPPLQQPRYLRRQRQEPLRFPRIVWRRLCANFNAAKTSQSASNAAMSLVLGVPMNNARVAVLGTKILVIFMVAAAINEWRFSKLKEYKDRSIEAENEALDQYMQNVGLLEEVLSVKSLDDSEPSAAEPNPLVMEDEIESD encoded by the exons ATGCTGCCATCGCCACCTCCACTCCAACAACCGCGTTACCTTCGTCGTCAAAGACAGGAACCCTTGCGGTTCCCGCGAATCGTATGGAGACGCCTTTGCGCAAATTTCAACGCGGCCAAAACAAGCCAAAGTGCAAGCAATGCGGCAATGTCGCTCGTTCTAG GTGTCCCTATGAATAATGCAAGAGTTGCTGTTTTAGGAACCAAAATCCTTGTCATATTCATG GTTGCTGCTGCTATCAACGAATGGAGATTTTCCAAGTTAAAGGAATACAAAGACCGAAGCATTGAAGCGGAAAACGAAGCTCTTGATCAATACATGCAGAATGTAGGTTTACTGGAAGAAGTGTTATCTGTTAAGTCTTTGGATGATAGTGAACCCTCTGCGGCTGAGCCTAATCCTCTTGTGATGGAGGACGAAATTGAATCGGATTAA